The Arctopsyche grandis isolate Sample6627 chromosome 10, ASM5162203v2, whole genome shotgun sequence genome window below encodes:
- the Ctr1A gene encoding copper transporter 1A isoform X2, whose amino-acid sequence MEGSHGDHGGHDVHHGHDMHAGHDMHAGHDMHAEHDHQSVATTVAQVVTDAIVNLQQNSNVHDHHDPTADHSIHGGHMSMTFHGGFTETVLFDWWKITSLGGLIASIFAIFVMAVLYEGLKYYREHLFWKTCNALQYRAVQPPEEKASPSDEPRVVHIGGVYRKQPPSMCSKMHVWQTTLHAIQVTVSYLLMLVFMTYNSWLCLAVVAGAACGNFLFGWKKSVVVDVTEHCH is encoded by the exons atGGAGGGTTCACACGGAGATCATGGCGGACACGACGTGCACCACGGACATGACATGCATGCCGGTCATGACATGCATGCCGGCCATGACATGCACGCAGAACACGATCACCAATCGGTGGCCACGACTGTGGCACAAGTCGTCACAGACGCCATAGTGAATCTGCAACAAAATTCG AATGTGCATGATCATCACGACCCCACAGCAGATCATTCGATTCACGGAGGACACATGTCAATGACT TTTCACGGCGGCTTTACCGAAACGGTTCTGTTTGACTGGTGGAAAATCACAAGCCTCGGTGGATTAATAGCGTCAATTTTTGCCATATTTGTGATGGCCGTCCTCTACGAAGG GTTGAAATATTACAGAGAGCATCTGTTCTGGAAGACTTGCAACGCGTTGCAGTATAGAGCGGTTCAGCCTCCCGAAGAAAAGGCTTCACCGTCCGATGAACCGAGAGTCGTCCA CATCGGAGGAGTTTATAGAAAACAACC GCCGTCGATGTGCAGTAAGATGCATGTGTGGCAGACGACTCTTCACGCGATCCAAGTCACAGTTTCCTACCTTCTGATGCTGGTTTTCATGACGTACAATAGCTGGTTGTGTCTGGCCGTTGTGGCGGGTGCTGCTTGTGGAAATTTCCTGTTCGGTTGGAAGAAATCAGTGGTCGTGGACGTCACCGAGCATTGTCACTGA
- the Ctr1A gene encoding copper transporter 1A isoform X1, producing the protein MEGSHGDHGGHDVHHGHDMHAGHDMHAGHDMHAEHDHQSVATTVAQVVTDAIVNLQQNSNVHDHHDPTADHSIHGGHMSMTFHGGFTETVLFDWWKITSLGGLIASIFAIFVMAVLYEGLKYYREHLFWKTCNALQYRAVQPPEEKASPSDEPRVVHSIGGVYRKQPPSMCSKMHVWQTTLHAIQVTVSYLLMLVFMTYNSWLCLAVVAGAACGNFLFGWKKSVVVDVTEHCH; encoded by the exons atGGAGGGTTCACACGGAGATCATGGCGGACACGACGTGCACCACGGACATGACATGCATGCCGGTCATGACATGCATGCCGGCCATGACATGCACGCAGAACACGATCACCAATCGGTGGCCACGACTGTGGCACAAGTCGTCACAGACGCCATAGTGAATCTGCAACAAAATTCG AATGTGCATGATCATCACGACCCCACAGCAGATCATTCGATTCACGGAGGACACATGTCAATGACT TTTCACGGCGGCTTTACCGAAACGGTTCTGTTTGACTGGTGGAAAATCACAAGCCTCGGTGGATTAATAGCGTCAATTTTTGCCATATTTGTGATGGCCGTCCTCTACGAAGG GTTGAAATATTACAGAGAGCATCTGTTCTGGAAGACTTGCAACGCGTTGCAGTATAGAGCGGTTCAGCCTCCCGAAGAAAAGGCTTCACCGTCCGATGAACCGAGAGTCGTCCA caGCATCGGAGGAGTTTATAGAAAACAACC GCCGTCGATGTGCAGTAAGATGCATGTGTGGCAGACGACTCTTCACGCGATCCAAGTCACAGTTTCCTACCTTCTGATGCTGGTTTTCATGACGTACAATAGCTGGTTGTGTCTGGCCGTTGTGGCGGGTGCTGCTTGTGGAAATTTCCTGTTCGGTTGGAAGAAATCAGTGGTCGTGGACGTCACCGAGCATTGTCACTGA
- the Ctr1A gene encoding copper transporter 1A isoform X3, whose translation MEGSHGDHGGHDVHHGHDMHAGHDMHAGHDMHAEHDHQSVATTVAQVVTDAIVNLQQNSNVHDHHDPTADHSIHGGHMSMTFHGGFTETVLFDWWKITSLGGLIASIFAIFVMAVLYEGLKYYREHLFWKTCNALQYRAVQPPEEKASPSDEPRVVQPSMCSKMHVWQTTLHAIQVTVSYLLMLVFMTYNSWLCLAVVAGAACGNFLFGWKKSVVVDVTEHCH comes from the exons atGGAGGGTTCACACGGAGATCATGGCGGACACGACGTGCACCACGGACATGACATGCATGCCGGTCATGACATGCATGCCGGCCATGACATGCACGCAGAACACGATCACCAATCGGTGGCCACGACTGTGGCACAAGTCGTCACAGACGCCATAGTGAATCTGCAACAAAATTCG AATGTGCATGATCATCACGACCCCACAGCAGATCATTCGATTCACGGAGGACACATGTCAATGACT TTTCACGGCGGCTTTACCGAAACGGTTCTGTTTGACTGGTGGAAAATCACAAGCCTCGGTGGATTAATAGCGTCAATTTTTGCCATATTTGTGATGGCCGTCCTCTACGAAGG GTTGAAATATTACAGAGAGCATCTGTTCTGGAAGACTTGCAACGCGTTGCAGTATAGAGCGGTTCAGCCTCCCGAAGAAAAGGCTTCACCGTCCGATGAACCGAGAGTCGTCCA GCCGTCGATGTGCAGTAAGATGCATGTGTGGCAGACGACTCTTCACGCGATCCAAGTCACAGTTTCCTACCTTCTGATGCTGGTTTTCATGACGTACAATAGCTGGTTGTGTCTGGCCGTTGTGGCGGGTGCTGCTTGTGGAAATTTCCTGTTCGGTTGGAAGAAATCAGTGGTCGTGGACGTCACCGAGCATTGTCACTGA